In the genome of Candoia aspera isolate rCanAsp1 chromosome 4, rCanAsp1.hap2, whole genome shotgun sequence, the window AGTATCTAAAGTATAGATTAAGACTTATGGCTAAACAAGAATGCTTCGGAGTCTACTTGTTTTTTCAGCAGATACAGTATATCTTGCTGGGCTTTGAAGATTCTGAAAGCTAGGGAGGTGTTCAGCTGATGTCCTCAAACACATCAAAGGACTATTTATTACTAAGGAGCCTCTTCAGGGCAGCTTTTACCTCCTTATTCCTCAAAGTGTAGATGAGGGGGTTGCAAAGGGGAATGGCGACTGTGTAGAGGAGGGAAAGTAGCTTGTCAACCTTAATGGAGTCTGTGGTTTTGGGACGGAGGTATACCAACATTGCAGAGCCGTAGAAAAGACTGACCACAATCACATGAGATGAACAAGTGGAGAAAGCCTTCCGGCGCCCCATGACTGATGGCATGTGCAATATAGTCTTGGTGATGCGTACATACGAGGTCAAGATGAGAACAAATGGAGCCAACACAAATATGACATTTTCCATATATACTACCAACTTGTTGGTATAGAGATCAGCACACGCCAGACTAAGGACTGGTGGGATGTCACAGAAGAAGTGGTCCATTTCATGGGGGCcacagaagggaagggagaagatgAGTCCAATTTGTACCAACTGCATTGGGAGGCTAAGAATGAAACAACCAGACACCAGCCCTATAAGCATCCTTTGATTCATTATGGTCATATAGCGCAGGGGCAGGCAGATAGCAAGATAGCGATCGTAGGACATGGCACCTAGTAAGAAACACTCCGCCCCACCCAGGAAAAGCAGGAAGAACATTTGGGAGGCACAGGCTTCCAAGGATATGGAGTGGTCTCCCGTGGCCAGGCTGGATATCATCCTGGGAAGAGTGACTGAAGTGTAACATACCTCAAGCCCTGATAAACttcttagaaaaaaatacataggtGTATGGAGGGCAGGGTCCCTTGTTGTCACAATCACAACGAGGCCATTGCCTAGGAGAACAGTCAGATAGATAGCAAGAAAGGCAGCAAAGAAGAGCATGGGGTGCTCACGAAATCCCAGTAAGACAAACTCATTTACAGCACTTTGGTTCTCCCAGTGTCTGTCCAGCTCAACATTCATCTAGAAAAGAACAAAGGGAGGTGAAAAGGACGGAACTCAGGGAGTGTGACTACTTATCTAATGACTGACTTAATAATCAGAACTCTGGAGGCTAGCTTTCCAAAGCCTGATATTTTCAGATGTGCCAGACTGGAACTCCCACAATTTATCTTGCCACGATGGTATTAAGAGATTCTTGGAGTTTCAGTCCAACGTATCTGGAGGCAGCAAGTTGTGAAAGACTGTTCTAGCTCCCCTCGCTCCTCCCAGATACTTTCTTATGAAACTGAGGTTGCCTATGAAATTGATTCACCAGCacatcaaatttgaaataactttcaaGGGCTAAGTCAAATAAAATCTAGCCTGATTGTATTGTTGggaaagaaagcaagaaggaATGTTGGGTCAGAATAAAACCAAAATGCAGAAGTGACGTTCCAATAATTTCCAGTTCTTAACCTTTAAAATTATGCAGTTTTCTTATTAGTATCCAGAATCAAGCAATGTGCCAGGCACCCTTCATTTTCAGGATCCCtggaactttttaaataaaaatttgcaTCCTTTCTTAAACCATATCTGTAACTCTTGGTAAGTAATTCTTGTTAAATAAGATAGTTCGTTTATGCTCTGCAAATACTCTTAACATCACCTGAAAATAGCACCACAGAGTTTAACAAAACTGTGTATAGATTGAGCAGGAACACTTTCCTGAGCCTTTGAACTGCCCCAAGGTGTCCCttttaaactggaaaaaaaaagtattgtaaaCCATCCTGTAATATATGAAAAATTAAGCCATAATGATAATGTACATATCTCAGCTATGCATTTTTCCAGAGTATAGGGTTCCATTAGCACAACATTCCAGAGTCCACCtaccttctcttcttcccatctggTATTACTGCTGTTTCAGCTTTGGTGCAAACAGCTTCAATAGTTGTAAGTGGACAAAATTCAGTGAACTTCCTTGGATGAGTTATGGAAGTACACCACACATACTGATATTCAGGATGGCCCAGGGGGTTCATTTCTTAGGTACCTTCTGCTGAGGTTTTTATGGTTTAATTTCCCTTCCTCATGCATGGAATTTTATAGGGGTTAGAAGTCGTCATTGCTTTCCATTGGCAAAGCTTCGgtgttttctctgtcttctttCTAGCTATTGAAaaactttaaagaagaaaagatagaataGCTAGAGCATATCTTTTGATCGATAGTGCTAGGAGCCTCTCAGCTGGAATCACCCTTGACCTCAGTACTTGGAGCCTCTGGAATCAAATAATTTTTCAGATTGGATGAAATAATTTGCCCAACTCAGTTATCTGTTGCACATATCTCCAAGGAATCTGCCACAGATTGTTTGCCATGTGTATCTCCAAGGAAACATCTATCTTGAATCGATGCATTTGAGTTCATATCAACTACaattacatacattttaaaagtaataagTCTAGGAATTATTCTGTTTAAGAATATTCCACGCTTACCTCCCTTCCCCTTTTATTCCTTTAATCATTTTTTATTCTCATCTTGATTAATATTTTTGAAGTCACACTATATTGTTAATATTACTCTCTGAATCTGTACTTTTTTCTATTAATTTAGTAAATAGAatgtactaaaaataaaaatatgactgTTGCGGAGACGTGACCCCATACAACTAAGTATATTTGCTATTAACCATGTGCTGCACAAATGCTCTTTTTGTGTACAGTGAACTATTTATTTTATGTGATGCTCCTTTCACATCATTCACTGATAAAATCACTTAGACAAGGAAGTGGGAAGATCTGAATCCTTAAATTAAGTCTAGAATAATAGTTAATATGTGGCTAGCTTGAGCCTAATGCATCCAGCTTAAGAGCTGTACAGTTATTGCTCATAACATTGGTTTTGCTATAGTACCATTAGgccagtacaagtagtccttggttaatagTGGCAATTGGAATGGAATTTCCAttactaagtgacacagttgtaaagtgtgatgtcacatgaccatgtcacttagcaacaacagttctggcacttcccgattgccattgctaagcaaatcccacgctgtcattaagcaaggatgtcatgtggtcaccatttgtgacctcttgCTGGCTTCctctttgactttgcttgtaggaagttggcaaagaaagttgcaaatggtgactatgtgactgtgggatgctgtgatgtcgcaatcatgtgaccgtggggacactgcaatggctggaactttgaggactggtcataagtaccacttctTCAGTGCTACTGCAAATTTAAACAGTCACTGAATtagtgattgttaagcaaggaccacctgtagtccCCTCTACTTTCAGAAATTCTGATTTATTCTCATGGATCTGTGcacttctcctctcctccccttacTGTTATACACCACATGCTTCTTAAGAGCGGCCGTCTGTTTACAAAGTTATGTAAAGTGCTAAGCATATATCAGTAGATTGATAAATATATAACACAGCTACAGATGGGAATATGGGATATTTATGGTGAAGGCTACTTCCTGTTTGATATAGGAAGCATCTATGCAATAAGTTAATCCCCTATTACTGCTCAAGAAAGCAGGGTACTCAGCCTAGATTTTTAGTCTGTCTCTTCATCCTTGTCAGTCCTGTTTGTGGCAAACACAAATATGAAGGAACTTGTAATTGAGGTGCCAAACAAGAAGATTAATGAACAAGAATGCCCATAAtagaacaataataaaacaagggTAGTTTCCCTCTCCAGACACTTCCAAGATGGGGGCAGGTGCCTCCTTCATACCAAACTGGAAATAAACTTTAAGCTAAATGTCCAATGttcttttctctgtttgttttgAAGGAGGCATCCAGAAGCCAATTACTTCTAGGGCAGATCACAGCCATAAGTaatgaattaaattatatttttgagCCAAACACATTTTAATAAGGAAAAAACCACATGTTGTAAAGCTCATTTTCCAGAGGCAAGCAGGATATTATATGTATCAGTCATATCATTCTTTACTTAAGTAAAGTATCCAATGTTCCTTGGAGAAACCacatgctgtaaaacttgtcttCCAAAGACAGTCTTGGTGGAGGCATATATATGAGTCATTTGATACCTGAcaaaagtggaaaaagacaaccaggtcattgttttaaaaatttctgAAAATGGAGCTACAAAGCTTTGGACCTCTGCATCCATTGAGAGGCTTCACAGGAGAACTGATGCACCATCTAAACAGTGgcaaaaagacttttttttccttttttttcttcctagcatttttcctgcatggGAAGGCTCTGCTTTTTTTCAGATCAGCTGAATGGCAAACAGACAtatccagatttatatggcaggggaagaaaccaagggttaaatacAAGATTCtccaaaatgcaaaggaaatagGAGGACTGGGATTAtctgattttaaactgtattttgctgcctgctgtttggtttggatgaagggGTGGCTGTTGTTAAGGAACAAGAGACTTTAAGAATCAGAAGGACACAGTCCAGGGTTTGGGTGACATggtatttatggtatgataaagttaatgtaggtttaaaaaaattatttatttatttatccaatttgtccccgcccatctcctcccttcgggggactctgggtggtttacagtaatcaattaaaacaacaattataaaatccacaatataaaattacaataataaataatataaataaaagtaaagaataaattattttatcagGAATGCCATATTATGAATATAGAGTAGATACAACCCAGGCTATGCCCCCAAAATAATTTTGTTGGTAAGAAGCAGTTACAGAAAAGAGGTAGTGGGCAAAGAAAAATAGTTAACATATAAATATTCGCTAGTATATAAAAATGGAGAGCTTCAGGtgaattgactgcagagggatttagttttcaatatgCCCAAttgagagaaagatttaataccATCAAAAAAGTACCAGGAGTAGAATAtgataaaacagaatttgaaaatgaattaattaCAAATGCTGAACACATGATTGCTAAAAGGTTTAAACTTttcctgaaatttgaaatggaagaacagcacgttaaagaatgtatggtaaAATGGGACAGGAagtttggttataatattcaagTGGCTCagtgggagagaatgtggttaaaaaggttgaaattcacattgtcttacaatttaaaagagaacttttataaaatgatgtactgttggtaaaTGACACCAGAGAAATGTCTAAGATGTATagaggctattatatgcacaaagatggaagcatacagaaatacccataatggaaGAATGGATCGTGAGGACGGcagagcttgcagaaatggctaaattgacttgtttgattaaggagggaacaacaattacttttataaagactggaaatcctttatggactttttgctgaaaatggatgaaaatgaattggtgatttcaggatttattaaaaatatttgtttatgggAAGGCAAccatgatatgtaatttgggagggtggagatggcaATTACTgtgtaactgctgcaaaaaagattggAAGTCGCTTCCTTAGataacttcctttttctctttctttctcttttgttatctttttctttttattcttttatatcttcttttttctacttttccttttatgaGTCCATAGTTTTTAAATCTTAtgtaaaatcttattttaataaaaattatattttttaaaaaaatatgagatGCTTCACAGGGGCACTGGAAAAGGGGTGCTTAGCAAAGTTCAAAGTTAGGAAACACTCACCTGGTAGCCAAGACTTTGGATCTTCTAGAAGCATGACTAGGCTATGCATATCTGAGGACTGACACTAAACCTTTGTAGTTTTGGCATTAAGTAACATGGtgtcagggacgcggtggtgctgcgggttaaaccgctgagctgtcgatcggaaggtcggtggttcgaaaccgcgcggcggggtgagctcccgttgttaatcccagctcctgctcacctagcagttcgaaaacatgcaaatgtgagtagatcaataggtactgcttcggcgggaaggtaacggcgttccgagtcgtcatgctggccacatgacccggaagtgtctatgacaacgccggctccaaggcttagaaacggagatgagcaccgccccctagagtcggattcgactggactttacgtcaagggaaacctttacctttacctttaacatggTGTCAATACATAGGGGTGTTTGTGTAGTAGTTAAAAGTGTTAGATTGTAACTTAGCAAGTTCCCAGCTCAACACTGAAAGCTGCTGGTTGATTATGGGCCAGCTACCATTTCTCAGCTGAGTATGTCACAGGATTGTTTTTGCAgggataaaataaaaagagaccCCTCTTGAAATTACTTTGAGCtaccattggaaaaaaaaatacaaatgtaaaatacCAAcgtattttaaattttcttcataATAAACTGGCACCTGTAAGAAGGCTGTAATGGAAGATTGTAGACCATGGCTCAATGAGCTGGAAAAAGGCTATTGCCAGTTTACTTAATCAAAGATATAAAAATGACAGTCATAGTTCTAGAGCAAAAAAACTTAATTTGACAAATAACTTTCCTTTTCTGCTCTCAGttgtaatactttttaaatgccCTACACTGCCTCCTGCTGACAATCTTAAATATTTATTCAGATGCAAAAGTTCCtcaatgggaaaaattacaaagtCGTGTTGGTTTAACAGGTGGCACTATTAGTGATTCAGGATACAACCAAAAAGGAGGACTACCAACTCAGGGCTTTCTGTATCAATGTTTTCAGGAAATAGGAAACCAAAGGCTATTGCCAACAACCCCAACTAAAACTGGTTCTAAACAGAGGTCTCCACCCAAGTTCATTCAATACCTGGAAAATCACAATTGCCTTCTTGCTCATTCCTGTAAGTCTCCACTGCTGAGTTAAAACAGAAGGAATTCTTGAGCAGGATCCAAAGggttcttttcattttcattccctCATTGCTTGAAAGCCAATATTTTCAGGTTAGTAATTAGTCAATGTCTGTTCAGTAGCATGACTAGTATATCCCAGAGTTAGGTGACCTAAGGGAAGGGGGCATGATCCTACTTGGTCAAGACACACATGGTCACAGCTTACAACGTGTTGTTTGACCAATCCACCCTGAAACATGGTGGTGCAGCACTAAGGATTGTTTCACACATTGCTAATGTGGTAGATCCTTATCAGCTTAGGTGggaaaaaggaattattttcaggaagaagaaaaggaggagaaaagatcAGCACAAGACTTTACATTctgagtttgaaaaaaaaaaaatcaggccaaTGTCATGTGATCAAGGTGGGAACATTGAGGTTGTCAGGACTAGATTGTCCACTAGATAAATGGAAGATTAAGGAAGGATGTAAACTCCACCCCTTGTTATTAATTGCAgactttggggaagaaaaaaaatatccccaacattttttttttgctctcccCCACCTTCTTTCAAGTTTTCTTGTTTAATATACAGGATGATAAAGAAATCTGTAGAATGGTAAAGCTTTCACTTGACTAGATGCCATTTTGGttggaacttaaaaaaaacatattgtagAAGAAAAGACATTACTGACAAACTGGAATGGGTTCAGGGATATGCAACAGAACATCATCATAGCAGGATTGCTTGAAAAGACGGGATATGAACTCAGCCAGTGTCTTCTCATTCCCTACAAGCTTGTTCTTTGATTTCTGACTTGCACACAGAACTGGCTTGCTATCTCTTCCTGCTCtggaggggggagataaaactCAGTAATCTCTGCCCATCATCTATACCTTTTGGAACCCGCCATCTCAGCGGCACCAGTTGCTAACTATATTCTTGAAATATCTTAAGAGATATTGTTATAGCAACCCACACGGAGAGGCCTACCCAGAGAATATACAGAATGAATAATCACAAGCATCAACCACACACATCATAAATGCCATTACAATACACCAAATGCTTTGTTGAAAGAAACCCAAACAAGGAGGTGATTGATGACTTGGACACTTTATTCTTGGAAAGGAGTCTGGTGCCGAAATCATGCCAGAAAGTATCTTCTGTCATACCAGTTCAGATGTTGTAAGTTTGACCTCGTGTTTCTGTGATCTGATTTCATCCATCACTTTAAGCCAAGATGAGGTTTATGTGGGTTGGCTTAAGCATTTGAAAATGCAAAGATCCCTCTCCAGAGATCTTCTGTAAACCTGTGATATTTTGATCTTTAAAACAATTGCTTATTACTACCCTTAGTTGACATATTTGTTTACTTACAGCAATTGATTAATCAGGTACCTTAAtcaagaaaacatttaaaaacaaaacaaaactccagtaagttaactgcaaaaaaaaaagcaactaaaaTATGAAGACTGAAtggaacagattttattttatttttataaatccttGCCTAAAAGCCACTAGTGAATGGGAGAGGAATTCCAGAGGTGGAAATGACAGTAAAAAATGATGGGCCAATTTGATGGCTCTGCAAGGCCTCTGTGATTGAACCTGGGGCCTGGGAAAGTTTATGTTGGTGCAAATGGTAAAGTGTTAAGGTGTTAGACAAGAAAGTACACTGGGTGAATTCCCTTTTCAGTATTTCTCAGCTCCATCTAACTCAAGGTAGTTTTGGTGGGGACAAATGTGGTGGGGACAAATGTGGTGGAAACAAATATTCCCATGCTTATGTCATTCCATGTAGTTGCACACTGTCAATGGTAGTCCTATCCTATCAGTTGTAGCCTGAACTAATTTTGCAAGAATGTATGAGTGACACTAAAGGCATAGGACAAATAGAATACTACTAGTAGTAATTCTATTAGTAATCTAGAATTAAGGGCTTGATTAAACTTTGGAACTGAAGTAAGACCTGTGGCTAAACAAGCATGCTTCAGAGTCTACATTACTTGTTTTTTCAGCAGATATATCTTACTGGGCTTTGAAGATTCTGAAAGCTAGGGAGGTGTTCAGCTGATGTCCTCAAACACTCTCCTTGCCTACATCAAAGGACTATTTATTACTAAGAAGCCTTTTCAGGGCAGCCTTTACCTCCTTATTCCTCAAAGTGTAGATGAGGGGGTTGCAAAGGGGAATGGCGACTGTGTAGAGGAGGGAAAGTAGCTTGTCAACCTTAATGGAGTCTGTGGTTTTGGGACGGAGGTATACCAACATTCCAGAGCCATAGAAAAGACTGACCACAATCACATGAGATGAACAAGTGGAAAAAGTCTTCTGGCGCCCTGTGGCTGATGGCATGTGCAATATAGTCCTGGTGATATAGAAGTAGGAGGTTAAGATGACAACAAGTGGAACCAGAGCAAATATGATATTCTCTGTATATACTACCAACTCATTGGTATAGACATCAGCACACGCCAGACTAAGGACTGGTGGGATGTCACAGAAGAAGTGGTCCATTTCATGGGGGCCacagaaggggagggagaagatGAGTCCAATTTGTACCAATTGCATTGGGAGGCTAAGAATGAAACAACCAGACACCAGCCCTATAAGCATCCTTTGATTCATTAAGGTCATATAGCGCAGGGGCAGGCAGATAGCAAGATAGCGATCGTAGGCCATGGCAGTTAGTAAGAAACACTCAGCACCACCCAGGAAAAACATGAAGAACATCTGGGAGGCACAGGCTTCCAAGGATATGGAGTGGTCTCCTGTGGCCAGGCTGGATATCATCTTGGGAAGAGTGACTGAAGTGTAACATACCTCAAGCCCTGATAAACttcttagaaaaaaatacataggtGTATGGAGGGCAGGGTCCCTTGTTGTCACAATCACAACGAGGCCATTGCCTAGGAGAACAGTCAGATAGATAGCAAGAAAGGCAGTGAAAAGGAGCACGGGGTGCTCACGAAATCCCAGTAAGACAAACTCATTTACAGCACTTTGGTTCTCCCAGTGTCTGTCCAGCTCAACATTCATCTAGAAAAGAACAAAGGGAGATGAAAAGGATGGAACTCAGGGAGTGTGACTACTTATCTAATGACTGACTTAATAATCAGAACTCTGGAGGCTAGCTTTCCAAAGCCTGATATTTTCAGATGTGCCAGACTGGAACTCCCACAATTTATCTTGCCACGATGGTATTAAGAGATTCTTGGAGTttcagtccaacatatctggaggcagCAAGTTGTGAAAGACTGTTCTAGCTCCCCTCGCTCCTCCCAGATACTTTCTTATGAAACTGAGGTTGCCTATGAAATTGATTCACCAGCacatcaaatttgaaataactttcaaGGGCTAAGTCAAATAAAATCTAGCCTGATTGTATTGTTGggaaagaaagcaagaaggaATGTTGGGTCAGAATAAAACCAAAATGCAGAAGTGATGTTTCAATATTTTCAAGTCCTTAACTATCAGCTTTTGTTCCCACCTCACTTTGACAGTGAAAAATATGTACCATTATACAGTTTTGTTATAGATAATAGTATCCAGAATCAAACAAAGTGCCATACATCTTTTGGTGTAAGGATCCATGGAGCTTTTAATAAACATTGTCATTCTTTCTTAAATCATCAAT includes:
- the LOC134495533 gene encoding olfactory receptor 10A7-like, whose translation is MNVELDRHWENQSAVNEFVLLGFREHPMLFFAAFLAIYLTVLLGNGLVVIVTTRDPALHTPMYFFLRSLSGLEVCYTSVTLPRMISSLATGDHSISLEACASQMFFLLFLGGAECFLLGAMSYDRYLAICLPLRYMTIMNQRMLIGLVSGCFILSLPMQLVQIGLIFSLPFCGPHEMDHFFCDIPPVLSLACADLYTNKLVVYMENVIFVLAPFVLILTSYVRITKTILHMPSVMGRRKAFSTCSSHVIVVSLFYGSAMLVYLRPKTTDSIKVDKLLSLLYTVAIPLCNPLIYTLRNKEVKAALKRLLSNK
- the LOC134495534 gene encoding olfactory receptor 10A7-like, which encodes MNVELDRHWENQSAVNEFVLLGFREHPVLLFTAFLAIYLTVLLGNGLVVIVTTRDPALHTPMYFFLRSLSGLEVCYTSVTLPKMISSLATGDHSISLEACASQMFFMFFLGGAECFLLTAMAYDRYLAICLPLRYMTLMNQRMLIGLVSGCFILSLPMQLVQIGLIFSLPFCGPHEMDHFFCDIPPVLSLACADVYTNELVVYTENIIFALVPLVVILTSYFYITRTILHMPSATGRQKTFSTCSSHVIVVSLFYGSGMLVYLRPKTTDSIKVDKLLSLLYTVAIPLCNPLIYTLRNKEVKAALKRLLSNK